From the genome of Variovorax sp. RA8, one region includes:
- a CDS encoding winged helix-turn-helix domain-containing tetratricopeptide repeat protein, with the protein MQVQAANRLRFEEFDLDVGCRTLRRAGRRLDLRPRSFDVLVYLAEAAGRPVGKDEILAAVWPDVVVGEESLTRCVSDIRQVLGEHGQDIIKTLPRRGYLFAAPVEPVPASRAADAGPATPAGEAAVPSSSARAATGTVAGEAAAPVRRGAAAAALWSGLAAATIAAAGLAWWWQQRSAPVVPPAPPRLSIVVLPLASDGGDPAQDRLAAVLTDEITVDLSRIPESFVIAGATAETYRGRSVDARRVGSELGVRYVLDGGLVRLGDTVRLTLQLVDGESGRALWADRIDGELPDLPALYRRVTGTVARSLDLTLQEVETTRARARPGADSQELLQQARWLLQFNRTTPDSLQQARRLLEQVIARDPGSGLAFALLAQTYNYDVSQRWLGLRGATREQWLQQADRLSAQAFQLDPADARVVGVRGTTLALAGRSEQAVELLGRQIGLNRNDASAWFWLGYARCTLGRPDEAIAALEQARRLSPRDPNLNGIFVVTATAHLHLGRDREALEWAQRSVLERPQHAVAHSWVAAAAANLGETETARAALAEFRRRLPSYTISSFRDERLCANDLCRAQRERYYAGLAKAGLPE; encoded by the coding sequence ATGCAGGTTCAAGCCGCCAATCGGTTGCGCTTCGAAGAGTTCGATCTCGACGTCGGCTGCCGCACGCTGCGCCGGGCCGGTCGGAGGCTCGACCTTCGCCCGCGCAGCTTCGACGTGCTGGTCTACCTGGCCGAGGCCGCAGGCCGGCCGGTGGGCAAGGACGAGATCCTGGCCGCCGTCTGGCCCGATGTCGTTGTCGGCGAGGAGTCGCTGACGCGCTGTGTCTCCGACATCCGGCAGGTGCTCGGCGAGCACGGGCAGGACATCATTAAGACACTGCCACGGCGCGGGTATCTCTTCGCGGCTCCGGTCGAGCCTGTGCCGGCCTCACGCGCCGCCGATGCGGGGCCGGCCACACCCGCTGGCGAAGCGGCAGTGCCATCCTCGTCGGCTCGGGCGGCGACTGGCACGGTCGCGGGTGAGGCCGCCGCGCCGGTGAGGCGAGGCGCTGCTGCCGCCGCGCTCTGGAGCGGCCTCGCGGCTGCCACCATCGCTGCGGCAGGATTGGCTTGGTGGTGGCAGCAGCGCAGCGCGCCGGTGGTGCCACCCGCACCGCCTCGCCTGTCGATCGTCGTGCTGCCCCTTGCAAGTGATGGCGGCGACCCGGCGCAGGACCGCCTGGCCGCCGTGCTCACCGACGAGATCACGGTCGACCTGTCGCGCATCCCCGAGAGCTTCGTGATCGCAGGGGCGACCGCGGAAACCTATCGCGGCCGCAGCGTCGACGCGCGTCGCGTGGGCAGCGAGCTCGGCGTGCGCTATGTACTCGACGGCGGCCTGGTGCGCCTGGGCGACACGGTGCGACTGACCCTGCAGCTCGTCGACGGCGAGAGCGGGCGCGCCCTGTGGGCAGACCGTATCGATGGCGAGCTACCCGACCTTCCTGCGCTGTACCGTCGAGTCACCGGGACCGTGGCGAGGTCGCTGGACCTGACGCTGCAGGAGGTGGAAACCACACGTGCTCGAGCGCGGCCCGGTGCCGACTCGCAGGAGCTGCTGCAGCAGGCGCGGTGGCTGCTGCAGTTCAACCGGACTACGCCGGACTCCCTGCAGCAGGCGCGCCGGCTGCTCGAGCAGGTGATCGCGCGCGACCCGGGGTCGGGACTCGCCTTCGCGCTGCTGGCACAGACCTATAACTACGACGTGTCGCAGCGCTGGCTGGGCCTGCGCGGCGCGACGCGCGAGCAGTGGCTGCAACAGGCCGACAGACTCTCGGCGCAGGCCTTCCAACTGGATCCCGCCGATGCCCGCGTCGTCGGCGTGCGCGGTACGACGCTCGCGCTGGCCGGCCGCTCCGAGCAGGCGGTGGAGTTGCTCGGGCGCCAGATCGGGCTCAATCGCAACGATGCAAGCGCCTGGTTCTGGCTTGGTTATGCCCGTTGCACGCTCGGCCGGCCGGATGAAGCGATCGCCGCCCTCGAGCAGGCGCGGCGGCTCAGCCCGCGCGACCCGAACCTCAACGGCATCTTCGTCGTCACCGCGACGGCGCATCTGCACCTGGGCCGCGACCGCGAAGCGCTCGAATGGGCGCAGCGCTCGGTGCTCGAGCGGCCGCAGCACGCGGTGGCTCATTCGTGGGTCGCCGCGGCCGCAGCGAACTTGGGCGAGACGGAAACCGCGCGTGCGGCGCTGGCGGAGTTCAGACGGCGGCTGCCCTCTTACACGATTTCGTCGTTCCGCGACGAGCGGCTGTGCGCGAACGACCTCTGCCGCGCCCAGCGCGAGCGTTACTACGCGGGGCTGGCGAAGGCTGGGCTGCCCGAATAG
- a CDS encoding DMT family transporter — translation MRYHALAWLLLAASISAEVVGTIALRYADGFTRLWPSLAVGSLYALAIWLMSLSVRHLEVGLAYAMWAGVGTALTAVVGMLWFGESFHSTRLIGLAFVVAGVICLNLDWR, via the coding sequence ATGCGTTACCACGCACTCGCCTGGCTGCTGCTTGCAGCCAGCATCTCCGCCGAAGTGGTCGGCACCATCGCCTTGCGCTATGCCGATGGCTTCACCCGGCTGTGGCCGTCACTGGCGGTTGGGTCGCTCTATGCGCTGGCGATCTGGTTGATGTCGTTGTCCGTGCGGCATCTGGAAGTCGGCCTGGCCTATGCGATGTGGGCCGGGGTTGGCACCGCACTCACGGCGGTGGTGGGCATGCTGTGGTTCGGCGAGTCTTTCCATTCGACACGGCTGATCGGCCTTGCCTTCGTTGTGGCCGGGGTAATTTGCCTGAACCTTGATTGGCGGTAG